TTGATATACtgcaatatactcgtactttatTGTAATTGTTACattaaataacaataaaaagtGTACATAATTAtgttatatataaatatgcaaaagatTTACTTCTTTGAGGCTAAGTTGCATCTGCGGATGGTTTCGGGCTGCAATGAGAGGCGTAAAGTAAATGCAAGACCATCCTGTATAGCACACTATAAGATATTTTTTGGGGGTTAAAGGTGAGTCTCTGCGTTGTGATTGGGGGAATATCAGTGTATAGGTAGTATTGTATATAGGTATGTATATAGCTGATTCGTAAGGCACATTACGGTCTATATAGATCTACGAATGAGTGATTGCTAATTGCGCTTGATGATGGTTGATGGGGGAGGTTGATACAATTTGGTCGCAGCTATACTATTCATAGATTGATTGGTTGATTGCTGTATACAAGTAGTTATATAAAggtatataatataatataaaggtatatatatatatatgtatgtgtgtgtgttggttaTCATATGCTGATTTGTAACAAATGCTTCATTCTTCGCATAAAATCCAAATGCCTCTTACAATTATAATGCTTATATATATCTAATTTTGCATTCAAAATCAGTTTGCTTACAAAAATCCAATTTTGGCCGCTACGAAATTTGTCCAACTTTCAATTTTTTAGCCACTCTTAGCCACAATTTATGATCTACCAATTTTTCGTTCCTTCgttctgcgtttttttttaattgactGAGCAATAtcctatttatttttatacccggtactctaAGACTTtaggtatatatttttttgtgattgCGTTTGTGTGCATCATCTCACTCTCTGGTGGAGATCTTCTCTCTCTTGCCTCCTGCATTGCATGCAAACATCGAAACATTCTGAGAACTTAAACAACTAATAATCTTAGCAATCCCATCGATTGGTTAACAAATTCTTTGCTGTATGTAAGAGGAGTATGTAGTGGTAGTGGTGGAGTAGGTGGAGCACGCTGACCACTGGCCACTCTTGCCCGATGGCGCCTGGCGCCTTCGTCAGTCGTTATACATGCCATCAACCAGGAAATCCATGCGCCTGTAGTGCCTCGTGCTCCACAGCTCGCGGAAGCGGCGATACATAATTGTAACCACACCAATGGCCAGCGGCACCGTCAGCAGCACCGTCACAATGGGCACTATGTAATCGTTGCCTTCGCGATCCGCCAGGTTTCCAGTTAACTCTTGGACCATCGGTGCCACCGGTTCGGACAACGTGGATGCCGGCACGGGCAGGGGCTCCGAAGAGGCAGCTAAGGAAGGAGCCGCCGGCGACTTTACCTTACCCTCTTGTTCCTTCTCCCATTCGCTATGCGTATCCATGCTGTAAACAACGGGTGGCTTTGTGGGACGCggcgttgtcgtcgtcgtggtGGTTGTAGTGGTCGTCGTTGTGGTAGTCGATGGAGTAGTGGAGGTGCTGCTagagctcctgctgctgctagtcGTGCTGGTCGTAGAGTTGTTGGCATTTATCACATCATTTATGGAGATGCCGTCAGCCACAATGGTGCCAGTGGATGGCTttactgttgctgccgccgccgctgctgctggctttgTGACTGTTGCATTGTTGGCTGCAGAAGCTACGCTTGTAGGTGCCGCCGTCGCAGTGGTGGGCTTCAGCTGCACCGGGTCCGTCCTCTTCCTGTTCTTGGCTGTGTTGTCCGGCGGAATGGTGCTCGTCTTATTCATATCCTTTTCGTGCTCTTTGGCCAGTTCCGTGGAGTTGGTTGACTTGACCTGTGTCTTCTCAATGATGTGCACTTGACCAGGGACCGCAGTGTGTTCTGTGGCATTCACCACATTCACCAGCGGCGCTGCCGTGGAACTGTTGCTCTGAGATGGCTGCGGATTGGCAGCAACGCTGGCCATAGCGGCATTCTGCTCTCCAGaagcgagcagcagcaggcttGAGCCGCACAGCAGCCAAAGCAGCGGAAGCACGTTCATTTTCTGGCCAGGACCCTTGTGGAATTCCAAAAATTTTGTCCAAAAACCAACGCAATCGTTGCTAAAATTTCTCCAGTGCGACCATATATCGTCGGACCCTCAGAAAAGTACCGGAATATACCGtctcaattaaaaaatataccgttaatatactgacgacacatacatattcctcgtttttgatattccgtggaatattactagctatatagcacatttagccatgcccacataattgtaTACGATtattgaatcaattttctacttgactggtctattctaaatacttgcttttattgcatttctaAAACCAAAACTTTTAAAGAACAAACGTTGTATTTCTTCAACAAATTCTCTAGTTTAGTCTTGTGCCGCGCATTTCAATCATGGAACGGCGTTGCCAAATACTCGACAGTTGGCAACGCTGGCAGTGCTGACGTTGCCACTTTCGTGCGTGTCAGACAgctgctgtgtgtgttggttgtgtgtgtgtgcgtgcgtgggGACTGCCgcattaatttttttgatttcgatttggaCTCCGATTTAGCCCGTAGCCCCGCAAAACGTACAAAATGAAACTGCCAATGGACACACTGGTACTGCTGCTGGGCGGgtgcctgctgctgatgtgCGGCACGGCCCGGGCCTGGCACTCGGAGGAGCTGGAGATCTTCGATTTGGTGGAGGAGATCAACAAGAACTTCTACGAGTTCATGGGCATCAATCAGACTGCCACCAACAACGAGATCAAGCGCGCCTTCCGCACCCTCTCGATTGTTCTGCATCCAGACAAGAATCCGTCCGAGGACGCGAACATCCAGTTCCGGAACCTCGTCTCCATCTACGAGGTGCTGAAGGACTCGTCCAAGCGGGAGAAGTACGACAAGGTGCTCAAGGAGGGCATGCCCAATTGGAAATCGGCACTGTACTATTACCGCCGCATGCGCAAGATCGGCTTGTACGAAGGCGCCTTCATCCTGTTCCTGATCATCACCGTTGGCCAGTATCTGTTCGCGTGGGCCGCCTACCTCGAAAAGAAGTACACCGCCGAGCAGGTGTTCGGCACCAAGCTGAAGAAGCTCCAGAAGAAGAATAAAAATATCGACATGGATGTGATCCTCAGCGAGATCCCCATGCCGTCGCTGCTCAACACGCTGCCCATCCAGATACCAGTGGCCATCTGGAATCTACCGAAGACCATCAAGAATGGCTTCAGCAAGGCCAACGAGCTCAAGGAGCTGGCCCTGGAGAAGCGCAGACAGTAagtagaaaagaaaaaagctCTTCCACTATAAACTAGGAACTACGGCTaataaatgttattttttccGTTCTGCACAGAGAGCTCGAGGCCGCTCGCCGccaggaggagctggagcgcGAGGCCGAAGAGCAGGCCCGCCTGCGCAAGGAGCAAAAGGAGAACCTGCGCAAGCGCAAGCAGAACACCAAGGCGCCGGAGAAGACCGAGGAGGAGTTGCGCGGCTATTCCCGGATCAATGCCCGACAGCTGAACGAAGAGGATGGCATGCGTCCCGCTGCCCAGAAGGTGAACCACAACTACCTAGCAACCATAGATCAGCGTTTGTTTTACTCATCGCCCAAGGGCGCCCAACTCTTCCAGAGCACTGTGAGCGGCGGCTTCTGGACCGACGAGGATCTCACCGAGCTGATACGCCTCGTGAAGAAGCACCCGGGTGGTGCGGGCAGTCGCTGGAACACCATTGCCGAGTCCATGAACCGCTCGGTCCAGGAGGTCACCTTCATGGCGGCCAAGATGAAGGAGAACGGCTACCGCATACCCGGCCAGACGGAGAGCGTGGCCGAGAACCTCGTTCAGGAGTCACAGGAGGCGGTCCGGAAGGAGAAGGTGAAGAAGTCCGCATCCGTGACTGCTACTGCCGCCCCAGGCACTGTCACTAGCAGCAGCGAGAAAAGCATGCTGATACCTGAGACCAACTGGacgcaggagcagcagcgcgCTCTGGAGGCGGCCATCGTGAAGAACAGGAAGGCGGCCAGCGGCGATCGCTGGCAGAAGATCGCCAACAGTGTGCCGGAGAAGACCAAGGAAGAGTGTCTGGTGCGGTACAAGTATTTGTGCGAGCTGGTCAAGACCCAGAAGCAGGCCGAGGAGGCGGAAGCCGTGGCCAATGCAGAACTGGACAATCCGCCCAACGAGGAGGGATTGCCCGAGGAGCTGCTTGCCGAAGAGGTGGAGGCCCCGGCTGCAGCGACAGCGGTGTCCAAGAAGCTCAGCAAACGCGAGCTGCGGCGTCAAAAGCAGAACTACTCCACCAGCGATGATTCCGACGCGGATGCATATCAGTACGAGATAAGCTAGTCGCCATAAATTCTCTGGGTACCCCATCCTCCTCGCGTGGCTCAAAAAAACTTAGGTGTAATATGGATAcgttttataaaatataatttgcatTAAAGAAAGACTCTGTGGCTATGGATCCAATGACAGGGCTTCCAGTAGCTAGCCAGGATCACACATATAGATATCCAATGTCCTCCATTTCGAAACGCTTCTCCCTTATGTTTTGTACATATCGTGTAATCAATCAAATCAAGAATTCCTTTTGCCAAGTAAAAACCTAAATGTGGATGCAAGTGAGAagatacatgcatacatatatcacgcGTCTTTTCCATGGGCCCTCGACACGATGATCGTATCAATAAGATAGCAAATTGAAGAGATCTTTGGACACACCAGCCGATAGTCAGAGCTAATCTATTGGATGCGCAATACCCTCTACATACCCGATACTTATAGATTATTTTGTGTATCGGGTATATAAGTAGAGCCGCGGACTCGCCTTGCTGCGACTCAGGAAGCTACCGGTCGTTATGGTTCGCTTTGGGATcgaattttaataataaatgaaaGCGCCTACCATACTAAAGATGAATAATGATAAAAGAGACAAAGACTCGGATTCAATCCTGCTTATCTGAATCATTGATGGCCAGAATGGACTCCTTGCTGATCTCCAGAAATGAGGCCTGCGACATCTCCGTGtcgtcctcctcatcctcgatCTCCATCTCGAAAATGGTCATTTTGCGCTTGCGATCGGACAGCACTGTGGCCACCTTGCGGCTGCCGGAGACGGCCAGCATTTCGCACACCCCATCCAAACCCTTGAAGGCAGCCGCCTCGGGTATGTCGTGGATACTATGTGTCACAGTGGCATCCGGCAGATTCATTAGCGGGGCCAGATGATGTTGGGTGCTTTGATTCCGCGCCGCACTGAGGGAGAACTGAATGAAGTAGCTGTGGGGACGCACACCGGGCGTCGAGGAGGTGCTCTGGGCCAGCATGGAGAGGCTCGACTCATTGTAGAACTGCAGATCGACGAAGCGCAGGTTGTAGTAGTCCTCGTGCAGCTGGGGGGTGAAGGGACCGGGCAGAAGCTGGACGCGGGTGCAGCGCAGTAGGCAATCCTCGGCCCGGCTGAACTCCAGGACCATGGCCTCCTGCCAACTGATGGTTACAGCAAGCATATCACATCGGCCGGCCTCATGGACGTAATAGCTGCAGGTGACAAagtcctgctcctcctcagGCTCCATGGGCGGCAGCTGACAGCAGACGACGGCCGTGCTGAGCTTGAAGCTGGCGCTAATGCTCTCCGTGGGCTTGTGGAAGACGGCATCTATGGCATTGAACATCTTGTCGCGCTGCTGCACCAGCGACAGCTTCTTGTCGTGCGGCACAAACAACGGGCACTGGCCCAGGCACTCGTTCTCGGCCAGCATCTGCTCCCACAGCTGGTTTGGGTCCACAGGATAGAGCTGCGTGAGGCAGGCATTCTCCAGATACTGCCCCACTCGCTCCAGATTGAATTTGCTGCGCGTGGGCATTCCCCCACTTGGGCATTCGATGTCCTCATCATCGTCGCTGCCCTCCTCCAGATCCGGCTCCATGGCGCATAGGAGATCGGCCAGGGCAACGTTCTCCTCCTCGCTAAGTACCATCTCGTCGGGTATCTCCTGGTGCGAGAGCCGCAAGATGGTGAATATCATCCAGGCGTGGAAGAGCTTCATGTCGTTCACCAGCGAATCGATGGTGCGCTGTAGCTCGTGCACCTTCAGATAGAAGGCACCGCAGGACCGCATCGCCTCAACGGCCACCTCTGGGGAGATGAGACTCTGAAATAGGGAGACATTCAGACACTCGTTCCTGGGGGGGATCCAGTGTGGAATATCAAACCTCAAAGAAGTGCGACATGCGACCAAAGCCCGCAATTGTGTtgagaaaataaaacatattGATGGCCGCTCCATTGAGCTGCTTGAAGACCAGCCCCTGAAGATTGTTCAGACTGAGATCCACCGAATTGGCTATCTTCTTGAAGCCCTTCTCTGAGAGGGTGCTGCAAGTAGCAAAAACATATGAGCACTGGATACTGTTGGTGGCAACGCAACTCACTCGAACAGAAATTCCTCCACCTCGAAGGTGGCGAACCCGAAGACATGCAGCTCCAGGAAGTGTGTGGATATCATCCCGTACGCCTGCGAATTGGCATATTTTGTCAGTTTATTGTCCATCTCCAGCTGGACCGTCTCCCAGGCCTCCGTCAGGCATTGCTGTGTGTCATTGATGTAGCTTTAAATTGCATTATTATTAGGAAAGACTCCTAAACAAAGGCTGGGAAGCACCTACTTTTTTGTCTCCAGTATGTGGGCACAGTGCGTGGCCAGCTCCAGCATTGGGGCCATGCAATCCTGCAGCACCTGGTTGTGAAAGTGCAGCATCTTCAGCTGCAAGCCATCGCGCAGCAGGGCGTAGATGGCATTGAAGTCACCGTTCAGACGCACATCGTACACATCGAACTGCTCCGGATGGAGCACGTGCTGGGTTAGATCGATGCTGCCCGCCTGAAGggcgcccagcagcagcagatgcactTTCCCGCTGCGCATGATCACCACCAGGAAGCAGGGCGAGCCCTTGGGGAAGGATTTCTGGTCCAGAGACTTCAGGCACGGATCGATGTTGGTCAGCGGCTGGAGCTTGGGCAGGAACCGCTTGTGCTTGTCCTTGGCGTTGCAGGTGTAGCTGCCGAGCGTCTCCTGGCAATTGATGGCCTTGCTGAAGTACACCTTCTTGATGTCGTCGTCATAGATCAGTCCAGAGATGATGGTCTCACTCTCGGCATCCAGCAGAGCCACCTTTCCATTGCTGTAGCCCACGGCCAGCAGGGTTTCGTCCATTTGCCAGCTGAGGGACCGCACTCGCACATCTTCGCCGGGCGTGGGAAAGGTGACAATCTTTTGCCAGTTTAGCCGCTGGATGACCACCTCGCCTGGTGGAatggaaatgtgtgtgttagtCCATGCAGTAGACAATGCGTGGAGCACCAAGCTCCGACTCACCTTTTTCCGTGCCGTAGGCAATAAGATCCATTTTATTGTTCCACTCCATGCGCTCCACAATGCATGTCATGTTGCGAGCACCGAGCAGCTTCATGGAGCTTGTCTGGGCCATTTTTGCAGCTGTTTAATCCAAACCCAATAGAGAACATCTACAATATTGCATCAAttgcaaatttttgtatatttatttatactttgCCGGCGTGTCTATCGGTATATCGAACTTCATATCGGACTTTGACAAGGTATATTTAATAAATCGTACGGTACCGAATGTACTTTGTGAAAGGTGCAAGAATGGTGTTGCAACTAGGGAGGGGATAAACGTTAGCAACATTGAGAGAATGAGTATCTTATTCGACTGCAGAACATTTTGTTATTTTAGGTAATTGTGGGCATTAATAGCAAATTTTTGACATATATTTATACTCGGTCGGCGTGTCTGACGGTCAATAATCGCCGCCGTGCCTATCGAGATGGCATATCGGCCTTGGCCGATGTGTCTTgcgaatattaaacaaaattagGTGCAATGGAGGGGGGAGTAAAATACAAGAACAactttaattgtattttattcgACTACAGAAAAGTCTattcttatatataattgtGGCCCGGATGTTGCGGGTCCCCAAATAATGAACGaagtaaatatgtatattacaTACTCCAATTGGGTCTCACCGAATGTGAGATTGGTTAAAGTATATGTAGctatgtatttaaaaaaaaaaacatagtCAAATCAAGATCCACCTTGGATCCTTCCTTAATTGGTACATTAATTTCTATGTATTATTTCGAATATGCTTAGTCGTCGGTTTCTCCGATTCCAAGCTCGCTGTCTCCCTCATCCGGTTTCTGGTTCTCGTCGTTATTGGTGCTGGCGGCTGGACTGGCCTCGGCTTCGACTTCGgcctcttgctcttgctccggctcagcctcggcctcggcctctggctccggctccggctcagcctcagcttcagcctcgtcatcctcttcctcgtctgGTCCGCCAGCAGTGCTGCCACTTGGGGTCTCGACGCTGCCGGGGTTAGTGCCGGTTCCAGAGCCGCTGCAGCCCATGCCGTCGCCatcaccgccaccgccactagtaccattgccattgccggtGTGCCAGGTGAGGCGCTCCTCGTAGAAGGCAATAACAACCTGCGGACAGCGTTCGTTGGCAACTTTGGCAGACACCAAATCGGCATGATCGCTGCCCCTCCATTTCATCAGGAACATGAGTTGACCCAGCGAGTCGGTTGCGCCCAGTATCTTTGACGGAACCAAGCCGCGCTCAAATCCAATGAGCTTTCGGGTTTCTTCGGTCTCGTCCTCCATGAATGACTTCCGCTTGCTGCGAATGTTTTCGGGTGTAGACACTGTTGCTATCCGCTTCTTTGGCTCCTTCTTCGTTTTCAGCGACTCCTCGAAAGTGGATATTAAGTCGGGGCAATCAAGATTTTCTACAGGCTCCCAAGTGTTTTCACTGCGGGGGTATCCTTTCCACTTTAAATAGTATTCCGTGCGGCCGTTTACCAATCTTTTGTCTTCTACACGTTCTACTGAAAATTCGGCCATTTGGGTTATACGATAGGCAATTGTTGCTAGCAATTTTAGTGTAGATGCTTTTCGGCTGTCAAATTGTGCAGTTAGTTTAACGCGACGCTTGTACGGCTAGTGATGGGAGAATACATTGCAGTAAATTGCACGATACCTAACGTGAGTCGGTTTTTGATGCAGCCCTcccgaaaaacaacaaataaagacaaagagaaaaatcataaataacATTAACAGAAAATGCCGCTATTTAATTCGGAACACTTATGAATTTGCGAAATAAGAGAAAATGTACATTTTAATTTTCGTttattcgatatatatattcgAAACATTCATTCTTTGCAGCTATCGATGATTCCATTCAGTTCTAGTATCGATAGTCGTCGTGTTGCACGTGCGCTTCTTtttaaagaaataaacaaatttatattatattagctgattataaaaactaaacgaaaATGGGCGAGTTTATAGCTGAAATGCAGGAGCGCCTGCTGCCGGAGTACGAACAGATGAAGCACTACAACGTATTCACGCCGGATCAAGTCAGGTGAGAACGCTTAGCAGCCTGTCCAAAGGCCCCTCAGTTTATCAATTTACTGATATTCCAGAGAAATCGTGAGCCGGCGCGAGCGTCTATTCCTAAAGATCACTAAAAGCCACCTGGCTGTCGGCGATTATCTAGAGTTCATTGTCTACGAGAAGCAAATGTACAAAACACTCTCGGACAAGGAGAAGATGATGCACATAAAGCTGACCGGCCTGAAGAACTCCATATCCATACGCATCATGCGCCTGTACAGGGAAGTGCTGGGGAAATTTACCCACGACAGGCGCCTATGGAGCAATTGGATCAAGTTCAGCAAGAAGTCCGGTCCCCAGGAGGTGGCTGGCATCTATGAGAAGATGCTGCTGGTAAGGATTCCATCGAGATTTAAATTGCATCGATTATAGTCGTCTTTCTCTCTTAGTATCATGGCGATGATCCGAACTTTTGGGTGGACGCCGCCCTGTGGCTCTACGAATACAATCGCCTCAATATAGATCGTGTGAAAGACATTCTTCTTCGTGGCCTGCAGCGACATCCCGACTCGGAGGCACTTAACAAATGCTTCTTCGACATTCTGCTCAAGGAGGCGGCACGGGCTGATCCCGAGAAGAATCTGGCTGAGAACACACTGTCTGAGCAGGACATCAAACTGGAGCGGGTCGAGGCCGTCTATCGAAACAGCATGGCGAACATTACGAGTTTGGATTATTTTGTGAAGCTGCTGGAGAGCTGCGAGGATCACCACGAGATGACCGTTAAGCTGCAGCGTCTCATCATCGACGACATGCAGGAAAAGTTCCCGCGCGAGCCTGGCCTGTGGGATCTGGCGGCACAGCGTGAGCTGCGTGGATACCATCTGGGGGACCCCGACGAGGAGCCCGACAACAGTGAGGAGGAGCCAGCCAGCAAGAAGTCTCGTCCTGCCACCAATGTGCGCTCCCTAAAGCGACGCATTCAACTGTGCGTGACTGTCTACAAGTCCGCCGTGGAGGTGCTGCAGACACAGGATATGTGGAGCCTCTATTTAGATGCCATGCTTGCCCTCAACAGCGACGGAAAGGCGGAACGAGCGCTCAAGCAGCAGTGCCTGGCCGATGCCCTGCAGGATGGCCACCGCTCGAAGCTAATGCACGTGCGCCACTATGCCACCCTGaggaagatgctcagcagtgCGCCCAGTGGACGGGAGGCCGCTGTTACCATTCTAACAGAGGCCCTCAAGAACGATGCTTCGGTCGAGAtgcaccagctgctgctggccacgcACGTGCAGAATGACAGCGAGTCGCTGATCTATGAGCTGTTCAACAAAATCCAGAAGACCATGGGCCCCGAAGCGCTGCCTCTGTGGCAGAGCGTCATCCTCTACTATCGCACGCGTCAGGATAGTCTCGGCAAGAAGCGCCTGGAGGAAATCTACAAGCTGGCCACCGCCTCCGTCTGGCCGGAGTTCGCGGAGCTGCGCTCCGACTATCTGCAGTATCTCTGGCATGCAGAGTCCGTTGATGCAGCGCGCACGGAGTACGCCAAGCTGGCGCTCCAGCCGCCCATGTCCCTACAGCTGCATCGCCAAATGGCCCATCTCGAGAGCAGTCTGGCAGTGCGCGTATGTATTCCCATTCTATTTCCAATCGCAGCTAATTGTTTGTCGCTTCTCTGCAGGACAAGGCGGCCATCAAGTCCTGGCGCATGTGCTACGAGTTCATGGCCGTTTACTTTGGCAAAACGGAGCCCAGCATCTGGGTTGAGTATCTTACCTTCGAGCGGGACCATGGCGAAACCAAGAACCTGTCTCTGCTCACGCAGCGAGCCCTCACCACCCTGGAGCCGCGGTATGTGCCCGCCTTCGAGGCGGAGCGTGCCCTGGCCTATGTGGGCGCTGCTCTTGTTGGTTAAGGCATGGATCGACTGGTTAATTTTTCCTAGCTTTGTA
The sequence above is a segment of the Drosophila pseudoobscura strain MV-25-SWS-2005 chromosome X, UCI_Dpse_MV25, whole genome shotgun sequence genome. Coding sequences within it:
- the LOC4814997 gene encoding chromobox protein homolog 3-like, whose amino-acid sequence is MAEFSVERVEDKRLVNGRTEYYLKWKGYPRSENTWEPVENLDCPDLISTFEESLKTKKEPKKRIATVSTPENIRSKRKSFMEDETEETRKLIGFERGLVPSKILGATDSLGQLMFLMKWRGSDHADLVSAKVANERCPQVVIAFYEERLTWHTGNGNGTSGGGGDGDGMGCSGSGTGTNPGSVETPSGSTAGGPDEEEDDEAEAEAEPEPEPEAEAEAEPEQEQEAEVEAEASPAASTNNDENQKPDEGDSELGIGETDD
- the LOC4815392 gene encoding U3 small nucleolar RNA-associated protein 6 homolog, with product MGEFIAEMQERLLPEYEQMKHYNVFTPDQVREIVSRRERLFLKITKSHLAVGDYLEFIVYEKQMYKTLSDKEKMMHIKLTGLKNSISIRIMRLYREVLGKFTHDRRLWSNWIKFSKKSGPQEVAGIYEKMLLYHGDDPNFWVDAALWLYEYNRLNIDRVKDILLRGLQRHPDSEALNKCFFDILLKEAARADPEKNLAENTLSEQDIKLERVEAVYRNSMANITSLDYFVKLLESCEDHHEMTVKLQRLIIDDMQEKFPREPGLWDLAAQRELRGYHLGDPDEEPDNSEEEPASKKSRPATNVRSLKRRIQLCVTVYKSAVEVLQTQDMWSLYLDAMLALNSDGKAERALKQQCLADALQDGHRSKLMHVRHYATLRKMLSSAPSGREAAVTILTEALKNDASVEMHQLLLATHVQNDSESLIYELFNKIQKTMGPEALPLWQSVILYYRTRQDSLGKKRLEEIYKLATASVWPEFAELRSDYLQYLWHAESVDAARTEYAKLALQPPMSLQLHRQMAHLESSLAVRDKAAIKSWRMCYEFMAVYFGKTEPSIWVEYLTFERDHGETKNLSLLTQRALTTLEPRYVPAFEAERALAYVGAALVG
- the LOC4814977 gene encoding dnaJ homolog subfamily C member 1 yields the protein MKLPMDTLVLLLGGCLLLMCGTARAWHSEELEIFDLVEEINKNFYEFMGINQTATNNEIKRAFRTLSIVLHPDKNPSEDANIQFRNLVSIYEVLKDSSKREKYDKVLKEGMPNWKSALYYYRRMRKIGLYEGAFILFLIITVGQYLFAWAAYLEKKYTAEQVFGTKLKKLQKKNKNIDMDVILSEIPMPSLLNTLPIQIPVAIWNLPKTIKNGFSKANELKELALEKRRQELEAARRQEELEREAEEQARLRKEQKENLRKRKQNTKAPEKTEEELRGYSRINARQLNEEDGMRPAAQKSTVSGGFWTDEDLTELIRLVKKHPGGAGSRWNTIAESMNRSVQEVTFMAAKMKENGYRIPGQTESVAENLVQESQEAVRKEKVKKSASVTATAAPGTVTSSSEKSMLIPETNWTQEQQRALEAAIVKNRKAASGDRWQKIANSVPEKTKEECLVRYKYLCELVKTQKQAEEAEAVANAELDNPPNEEGLPEELLAEEVEAPAAATAVSKKLSKRELRRQKQNYSTSDDSDADAYQYEIS
- the APC4 gene encoding anaphase-promoting complex subunit 4 isoform X2 yields the protein MAQTSSMKLLGARNMTCIVERMEWNNKMDLIAYGTEKGEVVIQRLNWQKIVTFPTPGEDVRVRSLSWQMDETLLAVGYSNGKVALLDAESETIISGLIYDDDIKKVYFSKAINCQETLGSYTCNAKDKHKRFLPKLQPLTNIDPCLKSLDQKSFPKGSPCFLVVIMRSGKVHLLLLGALQAGSIDLTQHVLHPEQFDVYDVRLNGDFNAIYALLRDGLQLKMLHFHNQVLQDCMAPMLELATHCAHILETKNYINDTQQCLTEAWETVQLEMDNKLTKYANSQAYGMISTHFLELHVFGFATFEVEEFLTLSEKGFKKIANSVDLSLNNLQGLVFKQLNGAAINMFYFLNTIAGFGRMSHFFESLISPEVAVEAMRSCGAFYLKVHELQRTIDSLVNDMKLFHAWMIFTILRLSHQEIPDEMVLSEEENVALADLLCAMEPDLEEGSDDDEDIECPSGGMPTRSKFNLERVGQYLENACLTQLYPVDPNQLWEQMLAENECLGQCPLFVPHDKKLSLVQQRDKMFNAIDAVFHKPTESISASFKLSTAVVCCQLPPMEPEEEQDFVTCSYYVHEAGRCDMLAVTISWQEAMVLEFSRAEDCLLRCTRVQLLPGPFTPQLHEDYYNLRFVDLQFYNESSLSMLAQSTSSTPGVRPHSYFIQFSLSAARNQSTQHHLAPLMNLPDATVTHSIHDIPEAAAFKGLDGVCEMLAVSGSRKVATVLSDRKRKMTIFEMEIEDEEDDTEMSQASFLEISKESILAINDSDKQD
- the LOC4815340 gene encoding cell wall protein DAN4 encodes the protein MNVLPLLWLLCGSSLLLLASGEQNAAMASVAANPQPSQSNSSTAAPLVNVVNATEHTAVPGQVHIIEKTQVKSTNSTELAKEHEKDMNKTSTIPPDNTAKNRKRTDPVQLKPTTATAAPTSVASAANNATVTKPAAAAAAATVKPSTGTIVADGISINDVINANNSTTSTTSSSRSSSSTSTTPSTTTTTTTTTTTTTTTPRPTKPPVVYSMDTHSEWEKEQEGKVKSPAAPSLAASSEPLPVPASTLSEPVAPMVQELTGNLADREGNDYIVPIVTVLLTVPLAIGVVTIMYRRFRELWSTRHYRRMDFLVDGMYND
- the APC4 gene encoding anaphase-promoting complex subunit 4 isoform X1, whose product is MAQTSSMKLLGARNMTCIVERMEWNNKMDLIAYGTEKGEVVIQRLNWQKIVTFPTPGEDVRVRSLSWQMDETLLAVGYSNGKVALLDAESETIISGLIYDDDIKKVYFSKAINCQETLGSYTCNAKDKHKRFLPKLQPLTNIDPCLKSLDQKSFPKGSPCFLVVIMRSGKVHLLLLGALQAGSIDLTQHVLHPEQFDVYDVRLNGDFNAIYALLRDGLQLKMLHFHNQVLQDCMAPMLELATHCAHILETKNYINDTQQCLTEAWETVQLEMDNKLTKYANSQAYGMISTHFLELHVFGFATFEVEEFLFDTLSEKGFKKIANSVDLSLNNLQGLVFKQLNGAAINMFYFLNTIAGFGRMSHFFESLISPEVAVEAMRSCGAFYLKVHELQRTIDSLVNDMKLFHAWMIFTILRLSHQEIPDEMVLSEEENVALADLLCAMEPDLEEGSDDDEDIECPSGGMPTRSKFNLERVGQYLENACLTQLYPVDPNQLWEQMLAENECLGQCPLFVPHDKKLSLVQQRDKMFNAIDAVFHKPTESISASFKLSTAVVCCQLPPMEPEEEQDFVTCSYYVHEAGRCDMLAVTISWQEAMVLEFSRAEDCLLRCTRVQLLPGPFTPQLHEDYYNLRFVDLQFYNESSLSMLAQSTSSTPGVRPHSYFIQFSLSAARNQSTQHHLAPLMNLPDATVTHSIHDIPEAAAFKGLDGVCEMLAVSGSRKVATVLSDRKRKMTIFEMEIEDEEDDTEMSQASFLEISKESILAINDSDKQD